One stretch of Thermoprotei archaeon DNA includes these proteins:
- the cas5b gene encoding type I-B CRISPR-associated protein Cas5b gives MKLLVFDVKSFFAHFRKHFSTTSSLSYSFPPRTTIAGMIAAILGYDRDSYYSIFSSDKCRIALQVKSPVRHITNTLNYLMTDKPLTLKKLMGAGGSMQVHVDTLVSGERELSQLSFRIFFNHEDEKLMNEVADRIRRHKFSYPPSLGTANNIASVEFVDVVDAEVYKPNDEVEVHTVIPISVIKKIYPQHERKIYIEDLVPADFSEDRKLRRKEDYVYEEKSKPIKVKVDCEVFSCTLNGDKVVGVFM, from the coding sequence TTGAAGCTACTAGTCTTCGATGTGAAGAGCTTTTTTGCGCATTTCAGAAAGCACTTCTCAACTACAAGTTCTCTCAGCTACTCCTTCCCGCCCAGAACTACGATCGCTGGGATGATTGCAGCTATACTCGGCTACGATAGAGACTCATACTATTCTATTTTTTCCTCAGATAAATGCAGGATAGCGTTGCAAGTGAAATCGCCAGTAAGACATATTACAAACACATTGAATTACTTAATGACTGACAAGCCTCTGACTTTAAAGAAGTTGATGGGAGCTGGGGGATCAATGCAAGTGCACGTGGACACGCTTGTTTCAGGCGAACGTGAACTATCTCAACTATCCTTCAGAATATTCTTCAACCATGAAGATGAGAAGTTGATGAATGAGGTTGCAGATCGAATAAGGAGACATAAATTTTCATATCCTCCATCTTTGGGCACTGCTAACAATATAGCTAGTGTGGAATTCGTTGATGTTGTAGACGCTGAAGTTTATAAGCCAAACGATGAGGTTGAAGTCCATACTGTGATACCCATCTCAGTCATTAAGAAGATTTACCCGCAGCATGAACGGAAAATATATATCGAAGATCTTGTACCGGCAGATTTCAGTGAAGATAGGAAACTGAGAAGAAAAGAAGATTACGTCTATGAAGAGAAAAGTAAACCAATAAAAGTCAAGGTAGATTGTGAGGTTTTCAGCTGCACGTTAAATGGTGACAAAGTTGTCGGCGTTTTCATGTAA
- the cas7b gene encoding type I-B CRISPR-associated protein Cas7/Csh2 has translation MEEGLTNSEILLIYEAKMCNPNGDPDAENKPRIDPKTNINLVTDVRLKRFFRDYIVEKFGENYVYVTKIAGENVTAEERVKMLLRNLDEESLHKVLERCIDARLFGATMTIKEKPKSFIGPVQFTWGFSFHKVEVMDTSAITSVFSGAVEKYGTIGRDWRVYYSLIGFYGVVSGRRAKVTGMSQNDLKVFDNLIWKALEVQPTTRSKIGERPHLYMRIEYKDADTVLGDLRRFIVVNQKGEAIRDFKDLDINFNELVNNLERNKDVISKLYLRTSEELSFVEKPVKSCCPEKFSKLPHELTDAEIKAVIERT, from the coding sequence ATGGAAGAGGGACTTACGAACAGTGAGATCCTGTTAATATACGAGGCGAAAATGTGCAATCCAAACGGCGATCCTGATGCAGAGAATAAGCCGAGGATCGACCCAAAAACAAACATAAACCTTGTCACTGATGTTAGACTGAAAAGGTTCTTCCGAGATTACATTGTCGAAAAGTTCGGCGAAAATTATGTTTATGTAACTAAAATTGCGGGCGAAAACGTCACAGCCGAAGAAAGAGTTAAAATGCTTCTCAGAAATCTTGACGAAGAGAGTCTTCATAAAGTGCTTGAGAGGTGTATAGATGCGCGGCTTTTCGGAGCGACCATGACTATCAAAGAAAAACCAAAATCATTTATAGGCCCAGTTCAGTTCACATGGGGGTTCTCATTCCACAAGGTTGAAGTCATGGACACATCTGCAATAACATCAGTCTTTTCCGGGGCTGTTGAAAAATACGGTACAATAGGCAGGGACTGGCGCGTTTACTATTCTCTAATTGGATTTTACGGCGTTGTAAGCGGCAGAAGAGCTAAAGTAACAGGGATGTCTCAGAACGACTTGAAAGTGTTCGACAATCTTATCTGGAAAGCCCTCGAGGTTCAGCCAACAACGAGGAGCAAGATAGGTGAGAGACCACATCTTTATATGCGGATAGAATACAAAGACGCTGACACTGTTCTCGGTGACCTACGCAGGTTCATTGTGGTTAATCAAAAGGGAGAAGCTATAAGAGATTTCAAAGACTTGGACATTAACTTTAATGAGCTAGTCAACAACCTAGAACGGAACAAGGACGTCATATCCAAGCTTTACTTGAGGACAAGTGAGGAACTAAGTTTCGTTGAAAAACCTGTTAAAAGCTGCTGCCCTGAAAAGTTCTCAAAACTTCCACATGAATTAACTGACGCAGAAATAAAAGCCGTTATAGAGAGAACGTGA